In a single window of the Serratia quinivorans genome:
- the prfC gene encoding Peptide chain release factor 3, translated as MSPSEFAREVSKRRTFAIISHPDAGKTTITEKVLLFGQAIQTAGTVKGRGSNQHAKSDWMEMEKQRGISITTSVMQFPYRECLVNLLDTPGHEDFSEDTYRTLTAVDCCLMVIDAAKGVEDRTRKLMEVTRLRDTPILTFMNKLDRDIRDPMEVMDEVERELKIACSPITWPIGCGKLFKGVYHLYKDETYLYQTGKGHTIQEVRIVKGLDNPELDAAVGEDLAAQLREELELVQGASHEFDHEAFLSGDLTPVFFGTALGNFGVDHMLDGLVAWAPAPMPRQSSTREVVAAEEKFSGFVFKIQANMDPKHRDRVAFMRVVSGRYEKGMKLRQVRTGKDVVISDALTFMAGDRSHVEEAYPGDIIGLHNHGTIQIGDTFTQGEDMKFTGIPNFAPELFRRIRLRDPLKQKQLLKGLVQLSEEGAVQVFRPIASNDLIVGAVGVLQFEVVVARLKSEYNVEALYESVNVSTARWVECSDVKKFEEFKRKCELNLALDGGDNLSYIAPTMVNLNITQERYPEVVFRKTREH; from the coding sequence ATGTCTCCTAGTGAATTTGCCCGCGAAGTCTCGAAAAGAAGAACTTTCGCCATCATCTCGCACCCCGATGCCGGTAAAACCACCATTACCGAAAAGGTGTTGTTATTCGGACAGGCTATCCAGACCGCCGGTACGGTAAAGGGCCGCGGCTCAAATCAGCATGCCAAATCCGACTGGATGGAAATGGAAAAGCAGCGTGGGATCTCAATCACCACCTCGGTGATGCAGTTCCCGTACCGCGAATGTCTGGTTAACCTGCTGGATACCCCGGGGCATGAAGACTTCTCCGAAGATACCTATCGCACCCTGACCGCCGTTGACTGCTGTCTGATGGTGATCGACGCCGCCAAAGGGGTTGAGGATCGTACCCGCAAGCTGATGGAAGTTACCCGTCTGCGCGATACGCCGATCCTGACCTTTATGAACAAATTGGACCGCGATATCCGCGATCCGATGGAAGTGATGGATGAAGTGGAGCGTGAGCTGAAAATCGCCTGCTCACCTATCACCTGGCCTATCGGCTGCGGCAAGCTGTTTAAAGGGGTTTATCATCTGTACAAGGATGAAACCTATCTTTACCAGACCGGTAAAGGCCACACCATCCAGGAAGTGCGCATTGTCAAAGGGTTGGATAACCCGGAGCTGGACGCCGCCGTGGGTGAAGACCTGGCCGCGCAGCTGCGTGAAGAGCTGGAGCTGGTGCAGGGCGCATCCCACGAGTTCGATCATGAAGCTTTCCTGAGCGGCGATTTGACGCCGGTATTCTTCGGTACCGCTTTGGGTAACTTCGGTGTGGACCATATGCTTGACGGTCTGGTGGCCTGGGCTCCAGCGCCGATGCCGCGTCAAAGCAGCACCCGTGAAGTGGTAGCCGCAGAAGAGAAATTCAGCGGTTTCGTGTTCAAGATCCAGGCCAATATGGATCCTAAACACCGTGACCGAGTAGCCTTTATGCGTGTGGTCTCCGGACGCTACGAGAAAGGCATGAAGCTGCGCCAGGTGCGCACCGGTAAAGACGTGGTGATCTCCGACGCCCTGACCTTTATGGCGGGTGACCGTTCGCACGTTGAAGAGGCTTATCCGGGCGATATCATTGGTCTGCATAACCACGGCACCATTCAGATCGGCGATACCTTCACCCAGGGTGAAGATATGAAGTTCACCGGTATTCCGAACTTCGCGCCGGAGCTGTTCCGTCGCATTCGTCTGCGCGATCCGTTGAAGCAAAAACAGCTGCTGAAAGGCCTGGTGCAACTGTCCGAAGAAGGGGCGGTGCAGGTATTCCGTCCGATCGCCAGCAACGATTTGATCGTCGGCGCGGTCGGTGTGCTGCAGTTCGAAGTGGTGGTTGCACGCCTGAAAAGCGAATACAACGTCGAAGCCTTGTACGAGTCGGTCAACGTTTCGACCGCCCGTTGGGTGGAATGCAGCGACGTGAAGAAGTTTGAAGAGTTCAAGCGCAAGTGTGAGCTTAACCTGGCATTGGACGGCGGCGACAACCTGTCTTACATCGCGCCAACCATGGTTAACTTGAATATCACCCAGGAACGCTACCCTGAAGTGGTGTTCCGCAAAACACGCGAGCACTAA
- a CDS encoding ribosomal-protein-alanine N-acetyltransferase gives MNKISTLTAADLATAFKIEQASHAFPWTQATFATNQGDRYLNLKLEADGQMAGFAITQIVLDEATLFNIAIHPDWQRQGFGRQLLEALIAQLEPRGVFTLWLEVRASNRAAIALYEDLGFNEVTIRRNYYPAAHGREDAIVMALPLA, from the coding sequence ATGAACAAGATTTCTACCCTGACCGCGGCCGACCTGGCCACAGCCTTCAAGATTGAGCAAGCCAGCCACGCCTTTCCCTGGACACAAGCTACCTTTGCCACTAATCAGGGCGATCGCTACCTTAACCTGAAACTGGAAGCCGACGGGCAGATGGCGGGTTTTGCCATCACCCAAATCGTGCTGGATGAAGCCACGCTGTTCAATATCGCCATTCATCCGGACTGGCAACGCCAGGGCTTTGGCCGTCAATTGCTGGAAGCGCTGATTGCACAGTTGGAACCCCGCGGCGTGTTTACGCTGTGGCTGGAAGTGCGTGCCTCTAACCGTGCGGCCATCGCGCTGTACGAAGATCTCGGCTTTAATGAAGTGACCATCCGCCGTAACTACTACCCTGCAGCCCATGGGCGTGAAGACGCGATAGTCATGGCGCTGCCGCTGGCATAG
- the holD gene encoding DNA polymerase III subunit psi has product MASKRDWLLQQLGITQWTLRRPGVLQGEVAVSLPPEVRLLVVAQALPEHNDPLFCDVLRSLGLTPAQTYGLTPDQVALLPEDTECNSWRLGVAEPLAVAGAQLYSPALAELSLDASAKRALWQQICHHEQDFYPDRGRPGHSLQD; this is encoded by the coding sequence ATGGCATCAAAACGCGACTGGCTGTTACAACAACTGGGTATTACGCAGTGGACATTGCGCCGCCCGGGCGTGTTGCAGGGCGAAGTAGCCGTCAGCCTGCCACCCGAGGTGCGTTTACTGGTCGTGGCGCAGGCCTTGCCTGAGCATAACGATCCGCTGTTTTGCGACGTGCTGCGCAGCCTGGGCCTGACCCCGGCGCAAACCTATGGCCTGACGCCGGATCAGGTGGCTTTGTTGCCTGAGGATACCGAATGCAACAGTTGGCGGTTGGGCGTTGCGGAGCCGCTTGCGGTGGCCGGCGCGCAGCTATACAGCCCGGCACTGGCCGAGCTTTCTCTCGATGCGAGTGCCAAACGCGCACTCTGGCAGCAGATTTGTCATCATGAACAAGATTTCTACCCTGACCGCGGCCGACCTGGCCACAGCCTTCAAGATTGA
- the rsmC gene encoding Ribosomal RNA small subunit methyltransferase C: MSALTPASEVMLRHSDEFIERRVLFAGDLQDALPAQFEAADVRVHTQQYHHWQLLNRAMGDNVQYGLTVDAAFVAECDTLIYYWPKSKQEAQFQLCNILALLPVGTDVFVVGENRSGVRSADQMVEDYATLVKIDSARRCGLYHGRLDTQTEFNLEDWWESYQLHDLEVKTLPGVFSRDGLDVGSSLLLSTLDKHMKGKVLDVGCGAGVMASVLSKLSPKMKLTLSDVNAAAIESSRATLAANGIEGEVIVSNVYSDITGRFDLIISNPPFHDGLQTSLTAAETLIRGALKHLGVGGKLRIVANAFLPYPDILDATFGSHEVLAQNGRFKVYQATVARAPRDAKKKK; the protein is encoded by the coding sequence ATGTCTGCATTAACCCCCGCCAGTGAAGTCATGCTGCGCCACAGTGATGAGTTTATCGAACGCCGCGTTCTGTTCGCCGGTGACCTGCAGGACGCCCTGCCGGCCCAATTTGAGGCCGCGGATGTGCGTGTCCATACCCAGCAATACCATCACTGGCAGTTACTGAACCGGGCGATGGGTGACAACGTGCAGTACGGCCTGACCGTAGACGCTGCGTTCGTCGCCGAGTGCGATACGCTGATCTACTACTGGCCGAAGAGCAAACAGGAAGCGCAATTCCAGCTGTGCAACATTCTGGCACTGCTGCCGGTAGGCACTGACGTGTTCGTGGTCGGTGAGAACCGCAGCGGCGTGCGCAGCGCCGATCAGATGGTGGAAGATTACGCCACACTGGTGAAAATCGACAGCGCCCGCCGCTGTGGCCTGTATCACGGTCGCCTGGACACCCAGACCGAATTCAACCTGGAAGACTGGTGGGAAAGCTATCAGTTGCACGATCTGGAAGTGAAAACCCTGCCGGGCGTGTTCAGCCGCGACGGACTGGATGTCGGTAGCTCACTGCTGCTGTCGACGCTGGATAAACACATGAAAGGCAAAGTGCTGGACGTGGGTTGTGGTGCCGGTGTGATGGCCTCGGTGCTGTCCAAACTGTCGCCAAAAATGAAGCTGACCCTCAGCGATGTCAACGCCGCAGCCATTGAGTCCAGCCGCGCAACGCTGGCCGCTAACGGCATTGAAGGTGAAGTGATTGTCAGTAACGTCTATTCCGACATTACCGGCCGTTTCGATCTGATCATCTCCAACCCACCGTTCCATGATGGGCTGCAAACCAGCCTGACGGCGGCGGAAACCCTGATCCGCGGAGCGTTGAAGCACTTAGGCGTCGGCGGTAAACTGCGCATCGTGGCCAACGCCTTCCTGCCTTACCCGGACATTCTGGACGCCACCTTCGGCAGCCATGAAGTGCTGGCGCAAAACGGCCGCTTCAAGGTGTACCAGGCAACCGTTGCCCGTGCACCACGCGATGCCAAGAAGAAGAAATAA
- the iolS_2 gene encoding putative oxidoreductase: protein MQQRQLGPNGPTVSALGLGCMGMSDFYSTAQDEKEAIATLHRALELGVTLLDTADMYGPHTNERLIGKAIKGKRQQVFLATKFGILRDPADPGARGVSSRPEYIRRSVEGSLQRLGVEVIDLYYQHRVDPEVPIEEVVGTMADLISEGKIRYIGLSEASVATLERAHKVHPITALQTEYSLWTRDAEQGVLAACERLGIGFVPYSPLGRGFLTGAIQRPEDLDADDFRRSNPRFQGENFARNLALVAKVSELAKQKGIAPSQLALAWVLAQGEHIVPIPGTKRRRYLEENIAAVELTLSQAELAAIEAVFPLQAAAGARYGTESMTYING from the coding sequence ATGCAACAACGTCAATTAGGTCCCAATGGCCCGACCGTTTCTGCCCTGGGGCTGGGCTGCATGGGGATGAGTGATTTCTATTCGACGGCGCAGGATGAAAAAGAGGCCATCGCCACACTGCACCGGGCATTGGAACTGGGGGTGACCCTGCTGGACACCGCCGACATGTACGGCCCGCACACCAACGAACGGTTGATTGGTAAAGCGATCAAGGGCAAACGGCAGCAGGTCTTCCTGGCCACCAAATTTGGCATCCTGCGCGATCCGGCCGATCCCGGCGCCCGGGGCGTCAGCAGTCGGCCGGAGTATATCCGTCGTTCGGTAGAAGGCAGCCTGCAGCGGCTTGGGGTTGAGGTGATAGATCTTTATTACCAGCATCGCGTGGATCCAGAAGTGCCTATCGAAGAGGTGGTTGGCACCATGGCGGACCTGATTAGCGAAGGTAAAATCCGCTACATCGGGTTGAGCGAGGCTTCGGTCGCTACGCTGGAGCGTGCGCACAAGGTGCATCCGATAACCGCGTTGCAGACCGAGTATTCACTGTGGACGCGTGATGCCGAGCAAGGGGTATTGGCGGCCTGTGAGCGTCTGGGCATCGGCTTTGTTCCTTACAGCCCGTTAGGGAGAGGTTTTTTGACCGGAGCTATCCAACGGCCGGAAGATCTGGATGCCGACGACTTCCGCCGCAGCAACCCGCGTTTCCAGGGCGAAAACTTTGCCCGCAATCTGGCGCTGGTGGCGAAAGTGAGCGAACTGGCCAAACAGAAAGGCATAGCGCCTTCACAGTTGGCATTGGCGTGGGTATTGGCGCAGGGCGAACATATTGTGCCGATCCCGGGGACCAAGCGCCGTCGTTATCTGGAAGAGAACATTGCGGCGGTCGAACTGACGCTGAGCCAGGCGGAACTGGCGGCGATTGAGGCGGTGTTTCCGTTGCAGGCGGCGGCAGGCGCACGCTATGGCACAGAGTCGATGACCTATATCAACGGATAA
- the dmlR_9 gene encoding D-malate degradation protein R: protein MDQIQAMRIFTRIVELGSFSRAAERLQLPRATVSNALKRLEQRLGVRLLIRTTRQVQVTSEGTLYYQRCVQLLGALEEADTLFSHHKLQPSGKVRIDMPHSLAREIVIPALDDFYQLYPDLTLALGANDTHVDLLREGVDCVLRAWETEDDSLVARRIAMLPQLTCASPGYLAAFGVPQSIDQLQQHQAVGYFSLASNRNYPLEFCRNGKVELRELPARLSVSGADAYTSGCRAGMGLIQAAHYSLAPWLQKGELVEVLAETPPPPMPIYIMYPPGRFLAPRVRVLIDWLIWLFEQYQQPKTDVFPANTRKQGK, encoded by the coding sequence ATGGATCAGATCCAGGCCATGCGCATTTTCACCCGCATCGTCGAACTGGGCAGTTTCAGCCGGGCAGCCGAGCGTTTGCAGTTACCTCGTGCCACGGTCAGCAATGCCCTCAAACGGCTCGAGCAGCGCCTCGGCGTCCGTTTGCTGATCCGCACCACCCGCCAGGTGCAGGTGACCAGCGAAGGCACGCTGTATTATCAGCGCTGCGTGCAGTTGCTGGGTGCACTGGAAGAAGCAGACACGCTGTTCAGCCACCATAAGCTGCAGCCCTCCGGCAAGGTACGCATTGATATGCCTCATTCGCTGGCGCGTGAAATCGTGATCCCCGCTCTGGATGACTTTTACCAACTCTATCCGGATCTGACTCTGGCGTTGGGCGCCAACGATACTCATGTTGATCTGCTGCGCGAGGGGGTGGATTGCGTGCTGCGCGCCTGGGAAACCGAAGATGACAGCCTGGTGGCACGACGCATCGCCATGCTGCCACAGTTGACCTGTGCTTCTCCCGGCTATCTGGCCGCGTTCGGTGTCCCCCAGTCGATTGACCAGTTGCAGCAGCATCAGGCGGTGGGCTATTTTTCCCTCGCCAGTAACCGTAATTACCCGCTGGAGTTTTGCCGCAACGGTAAAGTGGAGTTGCGCGAATTGCCCGCCAGGCTGAGCGTCAGCGGTGCCGATGCTTACACCAGCGGCTGTCGCGCCGGCATGGGGCTGATACAGGCGGCGCACTACTCGTTGGCACCCTGGCTGCAGAAAGGGGAATTAGTCGAAGTGTTGGCGGAAACCCCGCCGCCGCCGATGCCCATTTACATCATGTATCCCCCCGGCCGTTTCCTTGCGCCGCGGGTCAGGGTATTGATTGACTGGCTGATTTGGCTGTTTGAACAGTATCAACAGCCCAAAACGGACGTTTTTCCAGCAAACACCCGCAAACAGGGGAAATAA
- a CDS encoding Protein of uncharacterised function (DUF1435), producing MIAAMITACGLWGVSWCLGSRLASAWGVLLPCALLPLLALINLDMMQLRTLIVIAMLATLVMLFNSRWRHYLLLPSCMALAGGLAAIGLNFNLG from the coding sequence ATGATTGCCGCCATGATTACCGCGTGTGGGCTGTGGGGCGTCAGTTGGTGCCTGGGTAGCCGTCTGGCCAGCGCCTGGGGCGTTTTGCTGCCCTGCGCCTTGTTGCCGTTACTGGCATTGATCAACCTGGATATGATGCAATTGCGCACGCTGATTGTGATTGCCATGCTGGCCACCCTGGTGATGCTGTTCAATAGCCGTTGGCGACACTACCTGCTGCTGCCTTCCTGCATGGCGCTGGCCGGTGGACTGGCGGCGATCGGTCTGAACTTCAATCTGGGCTGA
- the ycdT_1 gene encoding Probable diguanylate cyclase YcdT produces the protein MNARSYQELLNSKHRLSLFLFLLMNAASSVFTLLVPFQNKPAFTLPLLGIPLFCLAAFLFTLQSPRLYVKKLNLFSCVLGLLWAAHIYLKSQHCAPNNQSFLLISLFSMFFISAIALTDNFIAFCLHAVPSALVILLLDGMHNTMRIVFTTVLPIIAFSIHHLMLKRSEHFTQTLVANLYNERDRFSNLSMIDPLTGLYNRRGLENKINMLPAAASDCHFVLLLDIDHFKAYNDNYGHTMGDQALVQVAIAIRDSVRSRDIVVRYGGEEFLVLLTNVNEDYATQVAERVRQRVQELKIPHRFNQFETTTVTLSAGISALDKLDVASAIRAADAALYQAKNNGRNNIQLAQNVQPAAV, from the coding sequence ATGAACGCGCGTTCTTATCAGGAACTGCTGAACAGCAAACACCGCTTATCATTATTTTTATTTTTATTGATGAACGCGGCCTCTTCCGTATTTACATTATTAGTCCCGTTTCAAAATAAACCCGCTTTTACCCTGCCTTTATTAGGTATACCGCTATTTTGTCTGGCGGCATTTTTATTTACCTTGCAGTCTCCGCGGTTATACGTCAAAAAACTGAATCTATTTTCCTGCGTCCTGGGTCTGCTGTGGGCGGCACATATTTACCTTAAAAGTCAGCACTGTGCGCCGAACAACCAAAGTTTTCTATTAATTAGCCTGTTCAGTATGTTTTTTATCAGCGCCATTGCCTTAACCGATAATTTTATCGCCTTCTGCCTGCACGCCGTTCCATCCGCATTAGTCATTCTATTACTGGACGGCATGCACAATACCATGCGGATAGTATTCACCACGGTATTGCCGATTATCGCGTTCTCTATCCATCACCTGATGCTTAAACGCAGCGAACACTTTACCCAAACCCTGGTGGCGAATCTGTATAACGAACGGGACAGGTTCAGCAATTTAAGCATGATCGACCCCTTAACCGGGCTCTATAACCGTCGTGGCCTGGAGAATAAAATCAATATGTTGCCGGCGGCCGCGTCAGACTGCCATTTTGTACTGCTGCTCGATATCGATCACTTCAAGGCTTATAACGATAATTATGGCCATACCATGGGTGACCAGGCGCTGGTGCAGGTCGCCATCGCCATCCGCGATTCGGTACGTTCACGCGATATCGTGGTGCGTTACGGTGGAGAGGAGTTTTTGGTGCTGTTGACCAATGTGAATGAGGATTACGCCACCCAAGTGGCTGAACGGGTGCGCCAGCGGGTGCAGGAACTCAAAATCCCCCATCGCTTTAACCAGTTTGAAACCACCACGGTCACGCTCAGTGCCGGGATCTCCGCGTTGGACAAGCTGGATGTGGCCTCGGCGATCCGGGCGGCCGACGCCGCGTTATATCAGGCGAAAAACAACGGCCGCAATAATATTCAGTTGGCGCAAAACGTTCAACCCGCCGCCGTGTGA
- the fucP gene encoding L-fucose permease, with protein MLAEKTAAPPQVGAKATANLRWAFILVTSLFFMWGLSYGLLDVLNKHFQETLHVTKAQSGLLQAAYFGAYFLVALPAGYFMDKKGYKAGILIGLCLYALGALLFVPAASANSFGMFLFALFVIACGLGCLETAANPYATVLGDAKGAERRLNLSQSFNGLGQFIGPMIGGTLFFSATQGAGSGDQSAVKMTYVAIAVLVLLIAFLFSRTRLPDIREEEQPEHGEIAQGLWQHKHFVGGVITQFFYVAAQVGVGAFFINYATEHWSDVSNQSASYLLSIAMICFMVGRFFSTWLMGRVKPATLLMVYSLVNIVLCGVVMLSMDGISVVALIAVFFFMSIMFPTIFALGVKNMGKHTKRASSFMIMAIVGGAIMPYFMGALADRYSTALSYCLPLLCFAVVFAYGLQQRRR; from the coding sequence ATGCTTGCTGAAAAAACTGCTGCCCCACCTCAGGTGGGCGCCAAGGCGACGGCCAATCTGCGCTGGGCTTTTATCTTGGTGACCAGCCTGTTCTTTATGTGGGGGCTGTCATATGGCCTGCTGGACGTATTAAATAAGCACTTTCAGGAAACGCTGCACGTGACCAAGGCGCAGTCGGGATTATTACAGGCGGCATATTTTGGCGCCTACTTCCTGGTGGCGCTGCCCGCCGGCTATTTTATGGATAAAAAAGGCTACAAAGCCGGCATTCTGATCGGACTGTGTCTGTATGCGCTGGGGGCATTGCTGTTTGTACCGGCGGCCTCCGCCAACAGTTTTGGCATGTTCCTGTTTGCGCTGTTTGTGATTGCCTGCGGGCTGGGTTGCCTGGAAACCGCCGCCAACCCTTACGCCACGGTATTGGGGGACGCAAAGGGGGCCGAACGGCGGCTGAACCTGTCCCAGTCGTTTAATGGGTTAGGGCAGTTTATCGGCCCGATGATCGGCGGCACGCTGTTTTTCTCCGCCACCCAGGGGGCAGGCAGCGGTGACCAGAGCGCGGTGAAGATGACCTATGTGGCGATCGCCGTGTTGGTACTGCTGATTGCCTTTTTGTTCAGCCGCACCCGGTTGCCGGACATCCGCGAGGAAGAGCAGCCGGAGCACGGTGAAATTGCTCAGGGGTTGTGGCAGCACAAGCACTTTGTTGGCGGGGTGATCACCCAGTTCTTCTACGTGGCGGCACAGGTCGGTGTTGGTGCGTTCTTTATTAACTATGCCACCGAACACTGGAGCGACGTTTCCAACCAAAGCGCGTCCTATTTGCTTTCTATCGCCATGATTTGCTTTATGGTCGGGCGCTTCTTCAGTACCTGGCTGATGGGCAGGGTCAAACCGGCCACGCTGTTGATGGTTTACTCGTTGGTCAACATTGTGCTGTGCGGTGTCGTTATGCTCAGTATGGATGGCATCTCGGTGGTGGCGCTGATCGCCGTATTCTTCTTTATGTCGATTATGTTCCCGACCATTTTCGCCCTGGGGGTGAAAAACATGGGCAAACACACCAAGCGCGCCAGCTCCTTTATGATCATGGCGATCGTTGGCGGTGCCATCATGCCTTACTTTATGGGGGCGCTGGCGGACAGGTATAGCACGGCGTTGTCGTATTGCCTGCCGCTGCTGTGTTTTGCCGTGGTGTTTGCTTACGGCCTACAGCAGCGCCGCCGCTAA
- a CDS encoding Uncharacterized conserved protein gives MSGVTGTRQRFCQALDLVDSPALIEEYLAYHQRIWPEIATHLREHGILDMEIYRLGTRLFMIVEVSSGFDAERFDAAGLSNPHVQRWEALMWHYQVATPWTPQGEKWVVMERIFSLKQQ, from the coding sequence ATGAGTGGCGTGACGGGGACGAGGCAGCGCTTCTGTCAGGCGCTCGATCTGGTCGACTCACCGGCGTTGATCGAGGAATACCTGGCCTATCACCAACGCATCTGGCCAGAAATTGCCACTCATCTGCGTGAGCACGGCATCCTGGATATGGAGATTTACCGGCTGGGTACCCGGCTGTTCATGATTGTTGAAGTCAGTAGCGGATTCGATGCCGAGCGGTTTGACGCCGCCGGTTTGAGCAATCCCCACGTGCAGCGCTGGGAAGCCCTGATGTGGCACTACCAGGTGGCCACCCCCTGGACGCCGCAAGGCGAAAAATGGGTGGTGATGGAGCGGATATTCTCTTTGAAACAACAATAA
- the lvr gene encoding Levodione reductase has translation MDLYLKDKVVMVTGGGSGIGAAVSQLLAEEGAIPVIVTNAMPEAEFLAQLRRLQPRSTVIITDLCEEQQCRRAVAQTQESFGRIDALVNNAGVNDGVGLEAGREAFVGSLEKNLIHYYLMAHLCQSALQSSKGAIVNIASKTALSGQGGTSGYTAAKGAVLALTREWAVSLRHEGVRVNAVVPAEVITPQYQRWINTFEQPEQQLEKITARIPFEQRMTTPQEIANTVVFLISSRSSHTTGQWLSVDGGYLHLDRAIT, from the coding sequence ATGGATCTGTATCTGAAAGATAAGGTGGTGATGGTTACCGGTGGCGGCTCTGGCATCGGTGCGGCGGTTTCCCAACTGCTGGCTGAAGAAGGGGCAATCCCGGTGATTGTCACTAACGCCATGCCTGAGGCCGAGTTTCTGGCGCAGCTGCGTCGCTTGCAGCCACGGAGCACGGTGATCATCACCGATTTGTGTGAAGAACAGCAGTGTCGGCGGGCGGTGGCGCAAACGCAGGAAAGCTTCGGCCGTATCGATGCATTGGTGAATAACGCCGGCGTTAACGATGGGGTAGGGCTGGAGGCCGGGCGTGAAGCCTTTGTCGGATCGCTGGAGAAAAACCTGATTCATTACTACCTGATGGCGCACCTGTGCCAGTCGGCGTTGCAAAGCAGCAAGGGGGCGATCGTCAATATCGCCTCCAAGACCGCACTCAGCGGGCAGGGCGGCACCAGTGGCTATACCGCCGCCAAGGGCGCGGTGCTGGCGTTGACACGCGAGTGGGCGGTGTCGCTGCGCCATGAAGGGGTGCGGGTTAATGCGGTGGTACCGGCGGAGGTGATCACGCCGCAGTACCAACGCTGGATCAATACCTTTGAGCAGCCGGAGCAGCAGCTCGAGAAAATTACCGCGCGCATTCCTTTCGAACAGCGAATGACCACGCCACAGGAGATCGCCAACACCGTAGTGTTTTTGATTTCATCGCGTTCGTCGCACACCACCGGGCAATGGCTGTCGGTGGACGGCGGGTATCTGCATCTTGACCGGGCTATCACATGA
- a CDS encoding Predicted metal-dependent hydrolase of the TIM-barrel fold, which produces MLRIDAHQHYWHYQPQRYPWISEQMAVLQQDFGPKQLDPLLERHGFDGALVVQARQCEQETQTLLAQVQQSRGVCGVVGWLDITAPQLPQRLEAWRQQPLLRGWRHLVQDEPQPDAWLALPEVRRGMQALQRHGYVYDILVTHRHLSAAAQFAAEHDDYWLVLDHLGKPDIAQGAEHWAQQIKPLAALPHVVCKLSGLITEAPGGHWQASQLLPFF; this is translated from the coding sequence ATGCTGCGCATCGATGCTCACCAACATTACTGGCATTACCAGCCGCAACGCTATCCGTGGATCAGCGAGCAGATGGCGGTGTTGCAACAGGATTTTGGCCCAAAGCAGCTCGACCCCCTGCTGGAACGCCACGGTTTTGACGGTGCGCTGGTGGTACAGGCACGGCAGTGCGAGCAGGAAACCCAAACGCTGCTGGCGCAGGTGCAGCAGAGCCGCGGTGTGTGCGGGGTGGTGGGCTGGCTGGACATCACCGCGCCGCAGCTGCCGCAGCGGCTGGAGGCATGGCGGCAGCAGCCGCTGCTGCGCGGGTGGCGTCATCTGGTACAAGACGAGCCGCAGCCGGATGCCTGGCTGGCGCTGCCGGAAGTGCGGCGCGGTATGCAGGCGTTACAGCGGCATGGCTACGTCTACGACATTCTGGTTACTCACCGGCATTTGTCGGCGGCGGCGCAGTTTGCCGCCGAACATGATGATTACTGGCTGGTACTGGACCATCTTGGCAAACCGGATATCGCTCAGGGTGCAGAACATTGGGCACAGCAAATCAAGCCTTTGGCGGCGTTGCCGCACGTGGTCTGTAAGCTTTCCGGGTTAATCACCGAAGCCCCCGGTGGGCATTGGCAGGCCTCACAGCTACTGCCGTTTTTTTGA
- a CDS encoding L-alanine-DL-glutamate epimerase and related enzymes of enolase superfamily, with the protein MAAKYNLPVCPHAGGVGLCEYVQHLSMIDYLCIAGTHDGRVIEYVDHLHEHFVHPCEVKGAAYMPPLNPGYSIEMHAASLEQYRFRG; encoded by the coding sequence ATGGCGGCCAAATACAACCTGCCGGTGTGTCCGCATGCCGGTGGCGTGGGACTGTGCGAATACGTTCAACATCTGTCGATGATCGACTACCTGTGCATTGCCGGCACCCACGACGGCCGGGTGATCGAGTACGTCGATCATCTGCATGAACATTTTGTCCATCCCTGTGAGGTCAAGGGAGCGGCCTATATGCCACCGCTCAATCCCGGATATTCGATCGAGATGCATGCGGCGTCGCTCGAACAATACCGGTTCCGCGGTTGA